One window of Mesoplasma syrphidae genomic DNA carries:
- a CDS encoding tRNA (adenine(22)-N(1))-methyltransferase: MILTLRLDKVLKLIPKTKMVADIGTDHAYLPISIIDTQKAEIVYAVDVNEKPLLSAQKNIKKFGYQNQIFTILSNGLEFMNGDVKTEIDYVTISGLGTQTILNILKDDNNKIKNYIICSNTNITALRKWVVDNQYRIDFEDFFEDYNVNYWLVKIAKISNSNTISQQEIKFGEKKYFADNQFYKKYLLSEIDKIDKIIENIESTKNNFQKVEDLKRQQQDIEVFLNEIK; this comes from the coding sequence ATGATTTTAACCTTAAGATTGGATAAAGTTTTAAAATTAATTCCTAAAACGAAAATGGTTGCTGACATTGGGACAGATCACGCTTATTTGCCAATATCAATTATTGATACTCAAAAAGCGGAAATTGTTTATGCAGTTGATGTTAATGAAAAGCCCCTGCTAAGCGCTCAAAAAAACATCAAAAAGTTTGGCTATCAAAACCAAATTTTTACAATTTTAAGTAATGGTTTAGAATTTATGAATGGAGATGTCAAAACTGAAATTGATTACGTAACAATATCTGGATTAGGCACACAAACAATTTTGAATATTCTAAAAGACGATAATAATAAAATAAAGAATTATATTATTTGCTCCAATACAAATATTACTGCACTAAGAAAATGAGTGGTTGATAATCAATATCGAATTGATTTTGAAGATTTTTTTGAAGACTACAATGTCAATTATTGGTTAGTTAAAATTGCCAAAATTTCAAATAGTAATACTATAAGTCAGCAAGAAATTAAATTTGGCGAAAAAAAATACTTTGCAGACAATCAATTCTACAAAAAATATTTATTATCAGAGATTGATAAGATTGATAAAATTATTGAAAATATTGAAAGCACTAAAAACAATTTTCAAAAGGTAGAGGATTTAAAACGACAGCAACAAGATATCGAGGTTTTTCTTAATGAAATTAAATAA
- a CDS encoding sigma-70 family RNA polymerase sigma factor, translating to MKKFNDKKSIKNIKSVDEFREYVSHYLKENENEISTEEVQEGFTSIFPNADDNVYENLLNDLEKLGAKFTDLDVDLVSLAEEFDEVEIDDDFADEMAIAKKSAAKGRKEAKDTTQMKYRVGGISNETKIQDIIKTYFHKIGSGKILTKDEEIEYAKMLTSPDPEEVQEGRHKLIESNLKLVISVARKHLNRGLDFPDLIEEGNIGLMKAVDKFDYTKGFKFSTYATWWIRQAITRAIADQARTIRIPVHMVETINKLARVERQLTQELGREPSAEEIADKVGTGLTPAKVIEIKKLSVEPVSLEKPFGDEDDTHFGDFVEDKDMISPNDFAEKEVLREEIDKVFSEMPAREEKVIRMRYGIIPTKLRTILRLASECGDDTAEELKNAIKELDLHFDTPIEKVRVYENEVIKSHLTKYDSPKTLEEVGKELNVTRERIRQIEAKTIRKLKTPSNSNKLGKTLKEFYKG from the coding sequence ATGAAAAAGTTTAATGATAAAAAAAGTATCAAAAATATTAAAAGTGTGGACGAGTTTAGAGAATATGTTAGTCATTATTTAAAAGAGAATGAAAATGAAATTTCTACAGAAGAAGTTCAGGAGGGATTCACATCAATTTTTCCAAATGCAGATGACAATGTTTATGAAAATTTGTTAAATGATTTGGAAAAACTGGGAGCAAAATTTACGGACTTGGATGTTGATTTGGTATCTCTTGCAGAAGAATTTGATGAAGTTGAGATTGATGATGATTTTGCTGATGAAATGGCAATTGCTAAAAAGTCTGCTGCAAAGGGTAGAAAAGAAGCAAAAGATACAACACAAATGAAATATCGTGTTGGTGGAATTTCAAATGAAACAAAAATTCAGGATATTATCAAGACATACTTCCATAAAATTGGATCAGGAAAAATTTTGACAAAAGATGAGGAAATTGAATACGCCAAAATGTTAACCTCTCCAGATCCTGAAGAAGTTCAGGAAGGACGTCACAAATTAATTGAATCAAACTTGAAATTGGTTATTTCTGTTGCTAGAAAACATTTAAATCGTGGTTTGGATTTTCCAGATTTAATTGAAGAAGGAAATATTGGATTAATGAAAGCTGTGGACAAGTTTGACTATACAAAAGGTTTTAAATTTTCAACTTACGCAACTTGATGAATTCGTCAAGCTATTACTCGTGCAATTGCCGATCAGGCAAGAACAATTCGTATTCCAGTTCATATGGTTGAAACAATTAACAAATTAGCAAGAGTTGAACGTCAGCTAACTCAGGAATTAGGTAGAGAGCCATCAGCTGAAGAAATTGCTGATAAAGTTGGAACAGGTTTAACTCCTGCTAAGGTTATTGAAATTAAAAAATTGTCCGTAGAACCCGTTTCATTAGAAAAACCATTTGGAGATGAAGATGATACTCATTTCGGAGATTTTGTTGAAGATAAGGATATGATTTCTCCAAATGATTTTGCTGAAAAAGAAGTTTTGAGAGAAGAAATAGACAAAGTATTTTCTGAAATGCCAGCAAGAGAAGAAAAAGTTATTCGCATGAGATATGGAATTATTCCTACAAAGTTAAGAACAATCTTAAGATTAGCTTCTGAATGTGGTGATGATACTGCTGAGGAATTGAAAAATGCTATTAAGGAGCTAGATTTGCATTTTGATACGCCAATTGAAAAAGTAAGGGTTTATGAAAATGAAGTTATTAAATCACATTTAACCAAATATGACTCACCAAAAACTTTAGAAGAGGTTGGAAAAGAGTTAAATGTAACACGTGAACGTATTCGCCAAATTGAAGCAAAAACAATTCGAAAATTAAAAACTCCATCAAATTCTAATAAGTTAGGTAAAACATTAAAAGAATTTTACAAAGGATAA
- a CDS encoding YitT family ABC transporter gives MRKIKIRSSDGQEVLELSAAQLKEIKESPKYEKAHTDLVAKAEKKLDRQIYFKQGFWKDLLLISIAALGTTVAFDYFVSATGKMGLFPGGLGGITRFISVIVVSSQEKQASLYFVFYFAFNIPFICFGFWKLGNKFTLTTVTYILLSICFDQIIRLIPVINPSEWHLIIDYQLINAIPQAWNSTIWLFIFAIFGGIILGWSYAVIYKASSSTGGTDFATVYFSQQRNKNIGKINMKINFIILTVVIILNTLMLKSEEFDESIKFSILNSHYSSVDIFYQAVNKNDICAIAIKELFGSGEITNLNLGEALRKAASDVGFTEYSTGMMNLMRFKFIFGPSLFASFTLIIAQALVVDFLYPKNKIQTIMITTIKSDEVQQYLFEAGYRNNVFIWEAETSKKGVGVTNKKVLMATVTVINWNKLEAGLINIDQHMNINVVKTQRVKGPFKYELDNERRLQIIHERVVTNDKWMKKIEHDAIFIANAKIKNDLKNEKATQKSD, from the coding sequence ATGAGAAAAATTAAAATTAGATCATCTGATGGTCAGGAAGTTTTAGAATTATCAGCAGCGCAACTAAAAGAAATTAAAGAAAGCCCTAAGTATGAAAAAGCACACACTGATTTAGTAGCGAAAGCTGAAAAAAAACTAGACAGACAAATTTATTTTAAGCAAGGATTTTGAAAAGATTTGCTACTAATTTCAATAGCTGCTCTTGGTACAACTGTTGCTTTTGATTATTTCGTATCAGCAACCGGTAAAATGGGACTATTTCCAGGTGGTTTAGGTGGTATAACGCGATTTATTTCTGTTATTGTTGTTTCTTCACAAGAAAAGCAAGCTAGTTTATACTTTGTTTTTTACTTTGCGTTCAATATTCCATTCATTTGTTTTGGATTCTGAAAGTTAGGAAACAAGTTCACATTAACAACGGTGACTTATATTTTACTAAGCATTTGCTTTGATCAAATTATTCGTTTGATTCCGGTTATTAATCCTTCAGAATGACATTTAATCATTGACTATCAACTTATTAATGCAATTCCTCAAGCATGAAATAGTACTATATGGCTATTTATTTTTGCAATTTTTGGAGGAATTATCTTAGGATGATCATATGCAGTAATTTATAAAGCTTCTTCTTCTACAGGTGGAACAGATTTTGCAACTGTTTATTTTTCGCAACAACGAAACAAAAATATTGGAAAGATTAATATGAAAATTAATTTTATTATTTTAACGGTTGTTATTATATTAAATACTTTAATGCTTAAATCTGAAGAATTTGATGAGTCAATTAAATTTTCAATTTTGAATAGCCACTATTCAAGTGTTGATATTTTTTATCAAGCAGTAAACAAAAATGACATTTGCGCAATAGCAATTAAGGAATTATTTGGTAGCGGAGAAATTACGAATTTAAATTTGGGAGAAGCATTACGTAAGGCAGCATCAGATGTTGGATTTACAGAATACTCAACAGGAATGATGAATTTGATGAGATTTAAATTTATTTTTGGACCAAGTTTATTTGCCTCATTTACATTGATAATTGCGCAAGCTTTAGTAGTTGACTTCTTATATCCGAAAAATAAAATTCAAACAATTATGATTACAACTATTAAATCTGATGAAGTTCAACAATACTTGTTTGAGGCAGGATATCGTAATAACGTTTTTATTTGAGAAGCGGAGACATCAAAAAAAGGTGTTGGAGTAACTAATAAGAAAGTTTTAATGGCAACAGTTACAGTTATTAACTGAAATAAATTGGAAGCAGGATTAATCAATATTGATCAGCATATGAATATTAATGTTGTAAAAACTCAAAGAGTTAAGGGACCATTTAAATATGAACTTGACAATGAAAGACGTTTGCAAATTATTCATGAAAGAGTTGTCACAAATGATAAGTGGATGAAAAAGATTGAACATGATGCAATCTTTATTGCCAATGCTAAAATTAAAAATGATTTAAAAAATGAGAAAGCTACTCAAAAAAGCGATTAA
- the dnaG gene encoding DNA primase produces the protein MAIISEKKIAEIVEKADIVTIISSYLTLQKKGRNYWGVCPFHQDGNPSMSVSPEKKIFSCFSCHVGGTVIEFVKKFEKINFPSALKKVAEITGIEINELKNYAIKEKYSDDEKMIFKLNEEANNFYRTLMFSQLGKTAHEYLSSRNILNDQISSFEIGYSSRQASLCERLLEKGYSKQQISDAGLGTVYDLEIKDYFVNRIIFPIKNEDNYIIGFSARALNDEKPKYINSRENLIFKKSQLAYNIQNVLRMHMENNQVIVLEGFMDVISLESIGIKNAIAIMGTALSEYHIKLFKSNKMEVKLFLDGDLAGINATIKAAKALMRANIKTTIVDNNTNQDPDELIQDGQKDFVISRIEDSTHPAIFLVKKMWENVDNNNPDSISQYLTKIGDFIDGIKDPVIIDKTILLLMKLTKLTQSTIIQMLRIQSTVSSNKVNGNSKKIFVDKQENTIKNSKPLAREVDPIIKKAYEIAEQKVFVSLLKSSQYLDKIAQNIELIINNNIRSAMRGIISEYRCGNYHGGNPEQALKLIEDRIVDYRNQIELILANKIIMLDASEKEIDDAFIMLNQYQSYLAVHRAEIELKNATSSEEKMLIMQRLDILRKMANKMKR, from the coding sequence ATGGCGATTATTTCTGAAAAAAAAATTGCTGAAATAGTTGAGAAAGCTGACATTGTTACCATAATCTCATCTTATTTGACTCTTCAAAAAAAGGGGAGAAATTATTGAGGAGTATGTCCTTTTCATCAAGATGGAAATCCATCAATGTCTGTGTCTCCAGAAAAAAAAATATTCAGTTGTTTTTCTTGTCATGTTGGAGGAACAGTTATTGAATTTGTCAAAAAGTTCGAAAAAATTAACTTTCCATCTGCATTAAAAAAAGTAGCTGAGATTACCGGAATTGAAATCAATGAGTTAAAAAATTATGCAATCAAGGAAAAATATTCAGATGATGAAAAGATGATTTTTAAATTAAATGAAGAGGCTAACAATTTTTATAGAACTTTAATGTTTTCTCAATTAGGAAAAACTGCTCATGAATACTTGTCAAGTCGAAATATTCTAAATGATCAGATTTCTAGCTTCGAAATTGGTTATTCATCACGCCAAGCAAGTTTATGCGAAAGGCTATTGGAAAAAGGATACTCCAAACAGCAAATTAGTGATGCTGGATTAGGGACAGTTTATGATTTGGAAATTAAGGATTATTTTGTTAATAGAATTATTTTTCCCATTAAAAATGAAGATAATTATATTATTGGATTTTCAGCAAGAGCTTTAAATGATGAGAAACCAAAATATATAAACAGTCGTGAGAATTTGATTTTTAAAAAATCACAATTAGCGTATAATATTCAAAATGTTTTAAGAATGCATATGGAAAATAATCAGGTGATTGTTTTAGAAGGATTCATGGATGTGATAAGTCTTGAATCTATTGGCATTAAAAATGCAATTGCAATTATGGGAACTGCATTAAGCGAATATCATATAAAGTTATTTAAAAGTAATAAAATGGAAGTTAAGCTATTCTTGGATGGAGATTTAGCAGGAATTAATGCCACAATCAAAGCAGCAAAAGCATTAATGAGAGCAAACATAAAAACAACAATTGTTGATAACAATACAAATCAAGACCCGGATGAATTAATTCAGGATGGTCAAAAAGATTTTGTTATTTCAAGAATTGAAGATTCAACTCATCCTGCTATTTTTTTGGTAAAAAAAATGTGGGAAAATGTGGACAATAATAATCCTGATTCCATATCTCAGTATTTGACCAAAATTGGAGATTTTATTGATGGCATTAAAGATCCGGTGATTATTGATAAAACGATATTGTTATTAATGAAATTAACGAAGTTGACCCAATCTACAATCATACAAATGCTCAGAATTCAATCAACTGTATCTTCAAATAAAGTAAACGGAAACTCGAAAAAGATTTTTGTTGACAAACAAGAAAATACAATCAAAAATAGCAAACCACTTGCAAGAGAAGTTGACCCAATTATTAAAAAGGCTTATGAAATTGCTGAGCAAAAAGTCTTTGTTTCGTTGTTAAAATCTAGTCAGTATTTAGATAAGATTGCACAGAATATAGAATTGATAATTAATAATAATATTCGCAGTGCAATGAGAGGAATTATCTCAGAATATCGTTGTGGTAATTATCATGGTGGTAATCCCGAGCAAGCCTTAAAACTAATTGAAGATAGAATAGTTGACTATCGAAACCAAATTGAATTAATATTAGCCAACAAAATTATTATGCTTGATGCTTCAGAAAAAGAAATTGATGATGCTTTCATAATGTTGAATCAGTATCAATCATATTTGGCAGTTCATCGAGCAGAGATTGAACTAAAAAATGCAACCAGTTCTGAAGAAAAAATGTTAATTATGCAACGTTTGGATATTTTAAGAAAAATGGCAAACAAAATGAAGAGGTAA
- a CDS encoding Nif3-like dinuclear metal center hexameric protein: MKLNKIIKYLEKKFPSKLAGKWDRPGFQIYTKKQILLDRDINKLFICLDLTIQGVEKAIKNNVDLIITRHPFVFNELKEEQSNPAKMLMFKKLKSADILIYSIHSNYDASINQGIQKQLDKEFQIKKIDRVGMEKECLKIILKKEISHLELINKIQKLFSCQAIDYSKKLNLESHTKEYYLTTGSGGSSMISQAFTNKTFVTGEIKWNEWVYANDNNVNLIGIGHYMENYFVDDIYEKLAALDQTLEIIKFDTTNLFKQI; this comes from the coding sequence ATGAAATTAAATAAAATAATCAAATACTTAGAAAAAAAGTTTCCTTCTAAACTTGCCGGAAAATGAGATCGACCAGGTTTTCAAATTTATACTAAAAAGCAAATCTTATTGGATAGGGATATTAATAAATTATTTATATGTCTTGATTTAACAATTCAGGGAGTTGAAAAAGCAATTAAAAATAATGTCGATTTGATTATTACGAGACACCCTTTTGTTTTTAATGAGTTGAAAGAAGAGCAAAGTAATCCAGCTAAAATGCTTATGTTTAAAAAACTAAAAAGTGCAGATATTTTGATTTATTCAATTCATTCAAACTATGATGCTTCAATTAATCAGGGAATACAAAAGCAATTAGATAAAGAGTTTCAAATTAAAAAAATTGATCGAGTAGGAATGGAAAAAGAGTGTCTCAAAATTATTCTTAAAAAAGAAATAAGCCACCTAGAATTAATAAATAAAATACAAAAACTTTTTAGTTGTCAAGCAATTGATTATTCAAAAAAATTAAACTTAGAATCTCACACTAAAGAATATTACTTAACAACAGGTTCAGGTGGAAGTTCAATGATATCGCAAGCTTTTACTAATAAAACTTTTGTCACAGGTGAGATTAAATGAAATGAATGAGTATATGCTAACGATAATAATGTAAACTTAATTGGAATAGGCCACTATATGGAAAATTACTTTGTAGATGATATCTATGAAAAACTAGCCGCCTTAGATCAAACGCTTGAAATAATAAAGTTTGATACTACGAATTTGTTTAAACAAATATAG
- a CDS encoding glycine--tRNA ligase, with protein MVKNMEEMINHLKTQGFVFQGSEIYGGLANSWDYGPLGAEIKTKLKAEWWNYFVKKNPMNIGLDSSIILNSKVWKASGHIDGFNDPLIDCKKCGSRWRADKLIEEFDETVISGAMTNLEMEDYIKEHQIKCSKCGETNFTNIRKFALMFKTNQGVLEDESSAVFLRPETAQGIFINFKNSQRSLRKKLPFGIGQIGKSFRNEITPGNFIFRTREFEQMELEFFYNPNDGENWFEYWMEKVETFLTEKIQIDKKNYRIRKHENDELAHYSNQTSDIEFKFPFGWGELWGIADRGNFDLNAHQSSSGQDLTYLDPLSNQKILANVIEPSVGVERMMLAIMWQAYTVEQLEANNSRVVMKLPYSLVPYQVAIMPLQKQLIEPAKQLFEKLLVNFDATYDETGNVGKRYRRQDAIGTPFVITYDFDSLDDNKVTLRNRDSMLQERIEISQIEEYLKQKLKQKN; from the coding sequence ATGGTTAAAAATATGGAAGAAATGATTAATCATTTGAAAACGCAAGGATTTGTTTTTCAAGGATCAGAAATTTATGGAGGTTTAGCAAACAGTTGAGACTATGGACCGTTGGGAGCTGAAATTAAGACCAAGCTTAAAGCTGAATGATGAAACTACTTTGTTAAAAAGAATCCAATGAATATTGGATTAGATAGCTCAATTATTTTAAATTCCAAAGTTTGGAAAGCATCGGGTCATATTGACGGATTTAATGATCCATTAATAGATTGCAAAAAATGTGGTTCTCGTTGGCGAGCTGATAAATTGATTGAAGAGTTTGATGAAACTGTTATATCAGGAGCAATGACAAATTTAGAGATGGAAGATTATATTAAAGAGCACCAAATTAAATGTTCAAAGTGTGGAGAAACAAATTTCACTAATATCCGTAAATTTGCGTTAATGTTTAAAACAAATCAAGGAGTACTAGAAGATGAATCGTCAGCAGTTTTTTTAAGACCAGAAACAGCTCAAGGCATTTTTATTAATTTTAAAAATTCTCAAAGATCACTGCGTAAAAAATTGCCATTTGGAATAGGGCAAATTGGAAAGTCATTTAGAAATGAAATCACGCCTGGAAATTTTATTTTTAGAACTCGTGAATTTGAACAAATGGAGCTAGAATTTTTTTATAACCCAAATGATGGTGAAAACTGATTTGAATATTGAATGGAGAAAGTTGAAACTTTTCTAACTGAGAAAATTCAAATTGATAAAAAAAACTATCGCATTCGCAAACATGAAAATGATGAACTGGCTCACTATTCAAATCAAACAAGTGACATTGAATTTAAGTTTCCATTTGGATGAGGTGAGTTATGAGGAATAGCTGATCGTGGCAATTTTGATTTGAACGCTCATCAGAGCAGTTCGGGTCAAGATTTGACATATTTAGATCCATTATCAAATCAAAAAATTTTGGCAAATGTAATTGAACCATCTGTTGGGGTTGAACGTATGATGTTAGCAATTATGTGACAGGCATACACTGTAGAGCAATTAGAAGCAAATAACTCTAGAGTTGTTATGAAACTTCCATATTCATTAGTTCCATATCAAGTAGCTATTATGCCGCTCCAGAAACAACTAATTGAACCAGCTAAGCAACTATTTGAAAAATTATTAGTGAATTTTGATGCAACATATGACGAGACTGGCAATGTGGGTAAACGTTATCGTCGACAAGATGCAATAGGGACACCTTTTGTAATAACTTATGATTTTGATTCTTTAGATGATAATAAGGTTACACTTAGAAATCGTGATTCAATGCTGCAAGAGCGAATTGAAATTTCGCAAATTGAAGAATATTTGAAACAAAAATTAAAACAAAAAAATTAG
- the recO gene encoding DNA repair protein RecO: MAETILKGIVISSFDYEEFDKIVTIYSDKYGKLSFVAKGINKPESKNRYSVQNFSVSNFQIFKSRRANSLSKLKTGDLIQNNFNITKNYDNYLFASVIISIILESNDFNNKNFQIFVSLEKALNNINENNDPFSTMVFFLFYLLKPLGGKFSLNKCYRCNKPNKLYRLFDFKECGFVCPNCIKLNEQPQSVKFINFLKIIYSETFSTVFNHQFETAYVLILCKVLLEHYSHNLGIYTNAMKILNSKKIFEEETFSNYTYSVLTTTEYLG; the protein is encoded by the coding sequence ATGGCAGAGACTATTTTAAAAGGTATCGTAATTAGTTCATTTGACTATGAAGAGTTTGATAAAATTGTTACAATTTATTCTGACAAATATGGTAAACTAAGCTTTGTCGCTAAGGGAATCAATAAACCTGAAAGCAAAAATCGCTATTCTGTTCAAAATTTTTCAGTTTCAAATTTTCAAATTTTCAAATCTCGTAGAGCTAATTCATTGTCAAAACTCAAAACTGGAGATTTAATTCAAAATAACTTTAACATAACAAAGAACTATGACAATTATTTATTTGCAAGTGTGATTATTTCTATAATTTTAGAAAGCAATGATTTTAACAACAAAAATTTTCAGATTTTTGTGAGTCTAGAAAAGGCGCTTAACAATATTAATGAAAATAATGATCCTTTTTCTACTATGGTTTTTTTTCTATTTTATCTATTGAAACCTTTGGGTGGTAAATTTTCATTAAATAAATGTTATCGATGTAACAAACCAAATAAACTTTATCGCTTGTTTGATTTTAAGGAGTGTGGATTTGTTTGCCCAAACTGCATTAAATTGAATGAGCAACCGCAGTCAGTTAAGTTTATTAATTTTTTAAAAATAATTTACTCTGAAACTTTTTCTACAGTCTTTAATCATCAATTTGAAACAGCTTATGTTTTAATTTTATGCAAAGTATTATTGGAACATTATTCACATAATTTGGGAATTTACACCAATGCAATGAAAATTCTAAATTCTAAAAAAATATTTGAAGAAGAGACCTTTAGTAACTACACTTATAGTGTCTTGACAACGACAGAATATTTGGGATAA
- the era gene encoding GTPase Era yields the protein MKQEFKSGFVTIVGRPNVGKSTLLNKIIGAKVSIVTNKAQTTRNNIRGILTKKDEYQVVFVDTPGIHTSKKELDRIMNASALRSMKDVDLALFLVPADEVIGKNDLFILKELEKSEVSKVLVITKADLVPKDKLFAKVLEWKELSDKFLDTIVTSTIDNINIDKLVSLIVKNLPENDYQFYDDDIVTDQPNRFAIREIIRENILMKAGQEIPHSVAIMIDELEESEDDIEITASIIVERKSQKGIIIGKQGSKISDIKYKSKKQIKELFEKNVHLELFVKVQENWRNSPSLIKKMGYDKNKY from the coding sequence ATGAAACAAGAATTTAAATCAGGATTTGTAACAATTGTTGGAAGACCAAATGTTGGTAAGTCAACTTTATTAAATAAAATTATTGGAGCAAAAGTTTCAATTGTTACAAATAAAGCTCAGACTACAAGAAATAATATTCGAGGAATTTTAACAAAGAAGGATGAATATCAAGTTGTCTTTGTCGATACTCCTGGAATTCATACTTCAAAAAAAGAATTGGATCGAATTATGAATGCTTCGGCGTTAAGAAGCATGAAAGATGTTGACTTAGCCTTATTCTTGGTACCAGCTGATGAAGTTATTGGTAAAAATGATCTGTTTATTTTGAAAGAATTGGAGAAAAGCGAGGTAAGCAAAGTGCTAGTAATCACGAAAGCTGATTTAGTTCCAAAAGATAAGCTATTTGCTAAAGTTTTGGAATGAAAGGAATTGTCAGATAAGTTTTTAGATACAATTGTCACTTCAACAATTGATAATATTAATATTGATAAATTGGTTAGTTTAATTGTTAAAAATTTACCTGAAAACGATTATCAATTTTATGATGATGATATTGTAACTGATCAGCCAAATCGTTTTGCAATTAGAGAAATAATTCGTGAAAATATTTTAATGAAAGCTGGTCAGGAAATTCCTCACAGCGTGGCGATAATGATTGATGAACTTGAAGAAAGCGAAGATGATATAGAGATAACAGCATCCATAATTGTTGAGCGAAAATCACAGAAGGGTATTATTATCGGAAAACAAGGGTCAAAAATTTCTGATATCAAATATAAATCAAAAAAACAAATTAAGGAATTATTTGAAAAGAATGTTCATTTAGAGTTATTTGTTAAGGTACAAGAAAACTGACGTAATTCTCCAAGTTTAATTAAAAAAATGGGATATGATAAAAATAAATATTAG
- a CDS encoding DEAD/DEAH box helicase, with the protein MEFSSFGFKKFINDTLQEINFVTPTSVQEKVIPLIKKHRNIVALAHTGTGKTHSFLLPIINNLNINVAFDKRHVQALIIAPTRELAKQIYDNIKPFQKNEPKITTGLFIGGEDINKTIEQLGKTQPMIVVGTPTRIRELYEGNHLRITTADYIVVDECDMIFDLGFIEDVDFMISKAKQNAVISLFSATIHETLRPFVKKYLNDSIFVDDSESTPSNKNIQHIIIDTKNRELEEVLTKVTSSINPYLCLIFVNQKEDVSKIIKILRNAGINSLGELHGDLQPRTRMNMLKKIKSNEFKFVVATDVAARGVDITGVSHVISIDLPRDLSYYIHRSGRTGRSKMTGISYVLFNAKNQEKIEELKDKGIEFEVQKLLDGELVNIKKARQRTPKKNQQNLDVESQKVISKYKKQIVKPGYKQKRKRELEEIKKKRRRAHIKENISKIKKEKYKKRREELFGD; encoded by the coding sequence ATGGAATTTTCAAGCTTTGGATTTAAAAAATTTATTAATGACACCTTACAAGAAATTAATTTTGTTACTCCCACATCAGTTCAAGAAAAGGTTATTCCATTAATTAAAAAACATCGTAATATTGTTGCCTTAGCTCACACTGGAACTGGAAAAACGCATAGTTTTTTGCTACCGATTATTAATAATTTGAATATAAATGTGGCTTTTGATAAAAGACATGTTCAAGCATTAATAATTGCACCAACCAGAGAATTGGCAAAACAAATTTATGATAATATCAAGCCTTTTCAAAAAAATGAGCCTAAAATTACTACAGGTTTGTTTATTGGGGGAGAAGATATTAACAAGACAATTGAGCAATTGGGAAAAACTCAACCAATGATTGTTGTTGGAACGCCAACAAGAATTAGAGAATTATATGAGGGAAACCATTTGCGCATTACAACAGCTGATTATATTGTTGTGGATGAATGCGATATGATTTTTGATTTAGGTTTTATTGAAGATGTCGATTTTATGATTTCAAAAGCAAAACAAAACGCAGTAATATCATTATTTTCCGCAACAATTCATGAAACTTTAAGGCCATTTGTCAAAAAATATCTTAATGATTCAATATTTGTTGATGATTCAGAATCAACACCATCAAACAAAAATATTCAGCATATTATAATTGATACTAAAAATCGTGAGCTTGAAGAGGTATTAACGAAGGTCACTTCCTCAATCAACCCTTACTTGTGTCTGATTTTTGTAAACCAAAAAGAAGATGTGTCTAAAATTATTAAAATTTTACGTAATGCTGGAATTAATTCATTAGGTGAATTACATGGTGATTTACAGCCAAGAACTCGCATGAATATGTTAAAGAAAATAAAAAGTAACGAGTTTAAATTTGTCGTTGCAACTGATGTTGCAGCTCGAGGCGTTGATATTACTGGAGTTAGTCATGTAATATCAATTGATTTACCTCGAGATTTAAGTTACTATATTCATCGTTCAGGAAGAACAGGACGTTCAAAGATGACTGGAATTAGCTATGTATTGTTTAATGCTAAGAATCAAGAAAAAATTGAGGAATTGAAAGATAAAGGGATTGAATTTGAAGTTCAGAAACTTTTAGACGGCGAGCTTGTAAACATTAAAAAAGCTCGTCAAAGAACGCCTAAAAAAAATCAACAAAATTTAGATGTCGAATCTCAAAAAGTAATTTCAAAATATAAAAAACAAATTGTTAAGCCAGGATATAAGCAAAAACGTAAGCGTGAGTTAGAAGAAATTAAAAAGAAACGTCGTCGTGCGCATATTAAAGAAAATATATCAAAAATTAAAAAAGAAAAATACAAAAAAAGACGTGAAGAATTATTTGGAGATTAG